In the Desulfuromonas sp. DDH964 genome, CTGGTTTTCGGTGCGCCAGGCGGTGCGCCGACTGCTCGAACAGACCGGGGTTGCGCTGGCATCGATCGCCGCCATCAGCATCACCAACCAGCGGGAAACGACCCTGCTCTGGGAACGCAGCGACGGTCGCCCGGTGGGGCCGGCGATCGTCTGGCAGGACCGGCGCAGCGCGGCGATCTGCCGGGAATTCGATGCCCGTGGGCTGAGCCCGCTGTTGCGCGAGAAGACCGGCCTGGTCTTCGATCCCTACTTCGCCGGCACCAAGCTGACCTGGCGGTTGCGGGAGGAGACCGGCCTGCGCCAGCGCGCCGAGTCCGGAAAGCTCGCCTTCGGCACCGTCGACAGTTTCCTGGTCTGGCGCCTGACCGGCGGCCAAGTCCACGTCACCGACGTCAGCAACGCCTCGCGCACCCTGCTGATGAATCTGAAAAGCCTCGCCTGGGACCGGGAGCTCACCGAGCTGCTCGAAATCCCCCCCGCTCTGCTACCGGAAATCCGCCCTTCCTCCCAGGTCTACGGCACCACCCGCGGCCTCGACTTTCTCCCCGACGGCATCCCGGTCGCCGGCATGGCCGGGGATCAGCAGGCCGCGCTCTTCGGCCAGGCCGGCTTTGCCCCCGGCGAGGTCAAGTGCACCTACGGTACCGGCGCCTTTATCCTCGCCAATACCGGAGCCAGCCCGGTGACCAGCCACAGCGGCCTGTTGACCACCGTCGCCTGGCAGATTGGCGACCGCAGCTGCTATGCCCTCGAAGGGAGCGCCTTTATTGCCGGCGCCGCGGTCCAGTGGCTGCGCGACGGCCTCGGCATCATCCAGCAGGCGGAAGAGGTGGAGGCCCTCGCCGCTTCGGTTCCGGACAGCGGCGGCGTGGTCTTCGTCCCGGCCCTGGCCGGTCTCGGAGCCCCCCACTGGAAGAGCGAGGCGCGCGGCCAGATAACCGGCATCACTCGCGGCACCAGCCGCGCCCACCTGGCCCGGGCCACCCTGGAGGGAATCGCCCTGCAGATTCATGACCTCGTCACCGCCATGGCGAGCGATCGCGGCGAGCCGCTGGTCGCCCTCAAGGTGGATGGCGGCGCCGCCGCCAACAACCTGCTGCTGCAAGTGCAGGCCGACCTGCTGCAGGTGCCGGTCATCCGCCCCCGGATGCTCGAGACGACGGCCCTCGGTTCAGCCATGCTGGCCGGTCTGGCGGTCGGGATCTGGTCGGGAGAGGAGGAACTGGCGGCCTGCTGGCAGGAAGAGCGCCGGTTTTTGCCCAAACTGGACGAAGGGCCGCGGCAGGAACTTCTCGAACGCTGGAAACGGGCGATTGCCCTGACCGGAACGGGAAGCTAGAGATCGTTGAGGAGCCGATAAATCTGCTGTTCCAGCTCCCAGACCGCCGCCCCGGCGTCCTCGGCGCCCCCCTCTTCCAGCAGCAAGCGCGCGCGATCGAGTTGCCCGTGCGCCTTGAGCAGGACCGGGGTCAGATCATTTTCGAGGCGGATGCGGGGGATTTCGCCGACGCTTTCCGCCAGCTCCCGCAGCGTGACCAGGGCCTTCTCCACGTGGACGCTCTCTTTGCCGGTCCCGATCGCCCCTTCGCGCGACTGGTCGAGGAAAAGCCCAACGTTGACAACGATGTCGCGATAGCGCTCCGAAATGCTCATCTCCCGATCCTTCCGCCTGGCAGGCCTGCAATGAACTTCGGTCCCGGTTTCCGGCAGAGGAGCTGGCCGGGAGGGGTGTCGGGTCCAGAAGGGTTTCCATCCTAGCCAATCAGGCGGCTTAACTCAAACGAAAAACCATGCTCCGGCAAATCGCCGCCGACTGCAAGCCCCCGGAAAGCCCCCCACCCCATCGCCTGCCTCAGTGGTAAATTTCCCGCAGGGTGGCGTAGTCCTCCCGAATCACCTCGAGGTGATGGTGGGTCATGTTGGCGTTGGCCAGATAGACCGCCTGCACCTGCGGATTGCCGACCCGTTCCGCCATGGCCCGCAAACGGTCCTCCAGGGCCCGTTCCTGCTCAATCGCCAGGGCGAGGGCCAGCCGTTCGTCAAAACCGCCGAGGATCGCCTGCTGCAGGGCCTGCCACCAGGAGGAAGCGGTGTTCGGCGGGGCCTCGATGATGGTCTCAAAAGGCTCCAGGTCGGGCCAGGCATAGGCCTGATAAAAAGTCCGGGCATGCTCCCTCTCCTCCCCCGCCAGGACCTTGAAGGTCAGGCGGGCCTTCTCGTTGTGCATCTGCTCGGCGGCGTAGCGATAGTAATCCATGGCGTCCTTTTCGGTCTGGATCGCCTCGCGCAATGCTGCCTTCAGTTCCGTTTCGGGGAGAACCCCTTCCTTGCGCCACATCAGAACCCTCCTTTGGCGGACCACCGGAAACCGGCGCCGCACCAGTTCGACAATGGAAGACTATCAGGACCTGCGATTGGATTTCTGCCCCAATCCTGTCCAACCCCAGCGCCGCCGGCCTGACTTTGCCGGATGGGCACGATGAAATCGGCAGCGAATGGAAATTATAATAGCATACCGGTCGCGCAACGGTGGAACTGGTCGCCGGCGCAGAATTCTGCTAGACTCGCCGCCAGGGAACAGCAGGCGGATAGATCCGGAGCTTTGGGAGAATTGATGGAACTCGAACAACTCGGTTGGGACCAGACTTTTGCCGCTGACCTGGCACGCCTCGCGGACCCCCTGCTCGTTCCCGCACGGGTCGCCCGTGCCAGCCGCGATTTCTACACCCTGCTCGGCCATTGCGGTGAGATCGACGCCCGGCTCCCCGGCAAGCTGCGGCGCGAACCACCGGTGGTCGGCGACTGGGTCGCCTGCACGCTGCCGGCCCCCGGACAGTCGGGAGTCATCCGCGCCCTGCTGCCGCGGCGCAGCTGCTTCGCCCGGGTCGCCGCCGGCCGCCGCCAGAGTCGCGGGGGGGCCGAGTTGCAGGTTCTCGCCGCCAACATCGATACGGCATTGATCATCACCGGCCTCGACGGGGACTTCAACCTGCGCCGCCTCGAACGTTACCTGACCCTGGCCTGGGAGAGCGGCGCCAGGCCGGCCATCGTCCTTAACAAGGCCGACCTCTGCGCCATTCCGGAATCGTTCCGCGACCAGGTCGCTGCCATCGCCGGCGAGGTGCCGGTCCACCTGCTGAGCGCCGCCACCGGCAGCGGCCTCGCGGCCCTCGACCCCTACCTCGCGCCTGGCAAGACGGTCGCCCTGCTCGGCTCATCCGGGGTCGGCAAGTCGACCCTGCTCAATCGCCTCGCCGGTCATGCGTTGCAGCCGACCGGCGCCATCAGCGCCAGTGACGGCAAGGGGCGGCATACCACCACCCACCGGGAACTCTTCCTGCTCCCCGGCGGCGGGCTGCTGATCGACAACCCGGGGATGCGCGAACTCCAGCTGTTTGGCGAGGAGACGGTTCTCGCCGATACCTTCGAGGAGATCCACAGCCTGGCGGCCGGCTGTCGCTTCGCCGACTGCCGGCACCAGCAGGAACCGGGGTGCGCGGTCCTGGCGGCGGCTGCCGCCGGCGAACTGGCCCCGCAGCGCCTGGCCAGCTTTCAGCGCCAACAGCAGGAGCTGGAATATCTCAACCGGCGTGCCACCTCCTCGGCGGAGGCGGTGCAGCGGCAGAAATGGCGGGCGATTCACAAGGAGGTCCGCCGTTTTCAGAAACGCCGCGACGACTGATCGCCCTCCCCCCGACGAACAAAAGGCAGGCCCGCGGGCCTGCCTTTTGTTCGTCGCAGAGCAATAGAGTCTCAGCCGTTCACCGCCTGCTCTTCCAAAACGCCATCGGCGAGATCGAAGAGTTCGTCAAAAATCGCCTGCACGGTGGTAATGCGATCAGCCTTCCAGGCATTGGTGCCGCAGAAGACCAGGCCGGTTTCGACATCGCCGCGCTGCGCCCGGTCGAGGGCGTGGACGATGCAGAACCGCTCCTGCCCGGCCTTGTAAGTACATTTGCGCAGGCAGCCGCTGGGGCAGACCAGGTCGAAGTCAAGATCACGCTGGCGGATCGCATCGACATTGGCAACGATGGCGCGGCCAGGCAGCCCCGCCGGGCTCATCACCAGGCCGATATCCTCGGCCCGGCAATCGAGATACATCTGTTTGAAGGCATCGGAAGCATCACACTCCTCGGTGCAGACAAAGCGGCTTGCCATCTGTACCCCGTCCGCCCCCTCTGCCAGGGCATGGAGCAGGTCGGCGCGATCCCAGATACCGCCGGCGGCGATCACCGGGACCTCGACGTTCCAGGCCTCGCGAAAGTAGGCCTTGACGCCACGTACCGTCGCGTACTGGTCGTACTCGCCGCTGCCGATTTTCTCCAGCTTTTCGCCGAGATGCCCCCCCGCGGTATCCGGGTCCTCGACCACGACGGCGTCGGGGAGACGGTTGAACTTGGCCCATTTGCGGGCGATCAGTTCGGCCGCCTTGACCGAAGAGACAATCGGCACCAGGGCGACTTCGGGAAAGTCGGCGGTAATTTCGGGGAGGTTGAGGGGGAGACCGGCGCCGGAGACGATCAGCTTGGCGCCCCCTTCACAGGAAGCACGCACCATCGCCTCATAATTGGTGACGGCGACCATGCAATTGGTGCCGACAATACCGTCCGGGGCAATCTGGTAGGCCTTGGCGATCTCATCCCTGAGTGCTGCCGGGTCCGCGGTGAAAAAATTGCTGCCATCGTAATGGGCACTGTTGAGGCCGATGCCGGCGGTCGCCACCAGGCCGATGCCGCCGCAGCGGGCGACATGTCCGGCGAGGTTGCCGGCGGAGACGCGCACGCCCATGCCACCCTGGATCAGCGGGAAGCGGGAAGTGTATTTGCCGATGGTGAGGGACTTGATCATTGACTGCTCCTTGGGGGGCCGGGCGTTTTGCTACGCCGGTCGACCAACGAGTGCCATTGTAGCAAAAGGACGCTGGACGGATTGTAATAGTTGTGTAAAAGTTACCGAAATTCCTCTTGTTCGGTCCTGTCGGCCCGTGGTAAGGAAGGGACATGCGACGCCTCGGACGCCTGATCAATCCGCTTTTTGCCTTTATTGCCATCCAGCTGATCTGGCTGGTGCTGCTGATTCTCTGGATCGTCTGGTTCGTCGAGAGCCACCAGAAGATCCGCGACCTCGCCGCCAAGTACAGCCCCGAGCTGCTGCAGGGCGGCATCGACTGGTTCATCCTCGTCGAGGGGATCGCGCTGCTGGCGGCAATCCTCGCCGGTGTCTACGTCATCTTCCTCTTCTGGCGACGCCAGGCCTCCCTCTACCGCGCCCAACGCCACTTCATCGCCCAGGTCACCCACGAGCTCAAGTCCCCCCTCGCCTCGCTGCAACTGCACCTCGAAACGATCCGCCGCCGCCAGCCGCCGCCACAGAAGCTGCAGACCTTCGTCGACACCATGCTCGGCGATACCGCCCGGCTCGGTACCCTGATCGACAACCTCCTCTCCGCCAATCGCCTGGAGCAGCGCGACCTGCGCCTCGACCTGCGGCCAGTCGATCTGTCGAAATTCATCGGCAACTACCTGCGCCCCCACAAATACGCGCTCCCCCGAGCCGGCACCATGGAGCTCGACATCGAGCCGGACCTCAAGGCAAATATCGAACCCGAGAGCCTCGAAACAGTGCTGCGCAACCTGCTGGAGAATGCCCTCCTCTATTCCTCCGGGCCACCGCAACTGAACGTCGCCCTCTACCGCGACAAGCAGTGGGCGCACCTCGAATTCAGGGACGCCGGCAAGGGCTTTGACCGGCGTCACCTGAAAAAGGCATTCCAAATGTTCTACCGGATCCGCGCCAGCAACGAATCGATCCGCGGCTCCGGGCTCGGTCTTTTCATCGTCCGCACCGTGGTCCGCCTCCACCGCGGCAAGGTCTGGATCGAAAGCGCCGGCCCCGGCACCGGGGCGACAGTTCATATCCGCCTCCCCCTCTTCACCGGGAAGATCCCGCAGGAGGAGACCGCATGAAGAAACCGAGCGTGCTGCTGGTTGAGGACGAACCGAGTATCGCCCGGGGGCTGATCTTCAACCTCGAAGAGGAAGGCTTCAAGGTGGTGCATGTCACCACCGGCGAGGCGGCGATCGAGAGCCTGGTGCGGGAGGATTTTGCCCTGGTGGTCCTCGACCTGATGCTCCCCGGGATCGACGGCATTCAGGTCTGTCGGCGCCTGCGCCGCATTGACCCGCGCCTGCCGGTGCTGATGCTGACCGCCCGCAGCGAGGAGAAGGACCGTATCACCGGCCTGGCGGCCGGGGCCGACGACTACCTGACCAAGCCCTTTTCCCTCGACGAGTTCCTGCTCCGGGTCAAGGGGATGCTGCGCCGCTCCGCCTGGTATCACCAGGCGAGCCAGGCCACCCACTATACCTTTGGCGGCAACCAGATCGATCTTGAAGAGGGGAGGGCGCTGACCGCCAGCGGCGAGCTGGGGCTGACCGACCTCGAGGTGCGGATGCTGCGCCTCTTCTTTCGCCGCGAGGGGGAAATCCTCTCCCGGGCCGAGCTCCTCGAAGGGGTCTGGGGGATCGCCCCCGACACCGAGACCCGCACCCTCGACAACTTCATCGTCCGCCTGCGCCGCTACTTCGAAGCCGATCCCGGCACCCCCCGCCACTTCATCACCGTGCGCGGCCGCGGCTACCGCTTCATCCGCAATCCCGACACCGCTGGCGACCGCTAAACAAATTGGGGCGCGGCCTGCCGGCTGCGCCCCAATTTCACCTTTTCCTGTGGTCGGCCTTATTCCTCCCACCCCTGCAGCACCTCCTCCCGAAATGCCGCAAACCCCATCTCGTCGATAAACTTGCCGAGCCGGCACTTGCGCTGCTGGACCCGAAACCAGTTGACGACGTGGTCAACGGCGGCAAGAGCGGTTGCATCGTCGGGGAGGTGTTCGAGCAGGCGGTGGGCGAGACGTGGCTGGCTGCCGCCGTTGCCACCGACCATCAGGTGCCACCCCTTGGGCGTGCCGATCAGGCCGACGTCCTTGATGCAGGCCTCGCCACAGTCATTCATGCACCCCGAGACCGCCATCTTGAACTTCCAGGGGAGCTGCATGCCGTGGTAGCGCCGGTCGATCTCCAGCCCGACCCTGGTCGAATCCTGCTGGCCGCGCTTGCAATGGTCGGTACCGGGGCAGACCTTGACCGAACGGACACAAAGGCCGATGGTGGCACCCGGCGCCTCCCCGAGGTCGGCGAGGATCGCATCGAGATCACTTTCGGCAAAGCCGAGCAGGGCGATGCGCTGAGCACTGGTCAGCT is a window encoding:
- a CDS encoding sensor histidine kinase, which translates into the protein MRRLGRLINPLFAFIAIQLIWLVLLILWIVWFVESHQKIRDLAAKYSPELLQGGIDWFILVEGIALLAAILAGVYVIFLFWRRQASLYRAQRHFIAQVTHELKSPLASLQLHLETIRRRQPPPQKLQTFVDTMLGDTARLGTLIDNLLSANRLEQRDLRLDLRPVDLSKFIGNYLRPHKYALPRAGTMELDIEPDLKANIEPESLETVLRNLLENALLYSSGPPQLNVALYRDKQWAHLEFRDAGKGFDRRHLKKAFQMFYRIRASNESIRGSGLGLFIVRTVVRLHRGKVWIESAGPGTGATVHIRLPLFTGKIPQEETA
- a CDS encoding NAD(P)/FAD-dependent oxidoreductase; amino-acid sequence: MKQDIPEKGAIIQRDREHYGVAPHIPAGLTDAATLRRIAAVAERYQVAQIKLTSAQRIALLGFAESDLDAILADLGEAPGATIGLCVRSVKVCPGTDHCKRGQQDSTRVGLEIDRRYHGMQLPWKFKMAVSGCMNDCGEACIKDVGLIGTPKGWHLMVGGNGGSQPRLAHRLLEHLPDDATALAAVDHVVNWFRVQQRKCRLGKFIDEMGFAAFREEVLQGWEE
- the glpK gene encoding glycerol kinase GlpK — encoded protein: MPTWILAIDQGTTGTTALLVGPDLAVGGRVNVEFPQHFPRPGWVEHDPEEIWFSVRQAVRRLLEQTGVALASIAAISITNQRETTLLWERSDGRPVGPAIVWQDRRSAAICREFDARGLSPLLREKTGLVFDPYFAGTKLTWRLREETGLRQRAESGKLAFGTVDSFLVWRLTGGQVHVTDVSNASRTLLMNLKSLAWDRELTELLEIPPALLPEIRPSSQVYGTTRGLDFLPDGIPVAGMAGDQQAALFGQAGFAPGEVKCTYGTGAFILANTGASPVTSHSGLLTTVAWQIGDRSCYALEGSAFIAGAAVQWLRDGLGIIQQAEEVEALAASVPDSGGVVFVPALAGLGAPHWKSEARGQITGITRGTSRAHLARATLEGIALQIHDLVTAMASDRGEPLVALKVDGGAAANNLLLQVQADLLQVPVIRPRMLETTALGSAMLAGLAVGIWSGEEELAACWQEERRFLPKLDEGPRQELLERWKRAIALTGTGS
- a CDS encoding ferritin family protein, whose amino-acid sequence is MWRKEGVLPETELKAALREAIQTEKDAMDYYRYAAEQMHNEKARLTFKVLAGEEREHARTFYQAYAWPDLEPFETIIEAPPNTASSWWQALQQAILGGFDERLALALAIEQERALEDRLRAMAERVGNPQVQAVYLANANMTHHHLEVIREDYATLREIYH
- a CDS encoding NAD(P)H-dependent flavin oxidoreductase, which codes for MIKSLTIGKYTSRFPLIQGGMGVRVSAGNLAGHVARCGGIGLVATAGIGLNSAHYDGSNFFTADPAALRDEIAKAYQIAPDGIVGTNCMVAVTNYEAMVRASCEGGAKLIVSGAGLPLNLPEITADFPEVALVPIVSSVKAAELIARKWAKFNRLPDAVVVEDPDTAGGHLGEKLEKIGSGEYDQYATVRGVKAYFREAWNVEVPVIAAGGIWDRADLLHALAEGADGVQMASRFVCTEECDASDAFKQMYLDCRAEDIGLVMSPAGLPGRAIVANVDAIRQRDLDFDLVCPSGCLRKCTYKAGQERFCIVHALDRAQRGDVETGLVFCGTNAWKADRITTVQAIFDELFDLADGVLEEQAVNG
- the rsgA gene encoding ribosome small subunit-dependent GTPase A, which gives rise to MELEQLGWDQTFAADLARLADPLLVPARVARASRDFYTLLGHCGEIDARLPGKLRREPPVVGDWVACTLPAPGQSGVIRALLPRRSCFARVAAGRRQSRGGAELQVLAANIDTALIITGLDGDFNLRRLERYLTLAWESGARPAIVLNKADLCAIPESFRDQVAAIAGEVPVHLLSAATGSGLAALDPYLAPGKTVALLGSSGVGKSTLLNRLAGHALQPTGAISASDGKGRHTTTHRELFLLPGGGLLIDNPGMRELQLFGEETVLADTFEEIHSLAAGCRFADCRHQQEPGCAVLAAAAAGELAPQRLASFQRQQQELEYLNRRATSSAEAVQRQKWRAIHKEVRRFQKRRDD
- a CDS encoding response regulator transcription factor, with translation MKKPSVLLVEDEPSIARGLIFNLEEEGFKVVHVTTGEAAIESLVREDFALVVLDLMLPGIDGIQVCRRLRRIDPRLPVLMLTARSEEKDRITGLAAGADDYLTKPFSLDEFLLRVKGMLRRSAWYHQASQATHYTFGGNQIDLEEGRALTASGELGLTDLEVRMLRLFFRREGEILSRAELLEGVWGIAPDTETRTLDNFIVRLRRYFEADPGTPRHFITVRGRGYRFIRNPDTAGDR